A window of Rhodopirellula halodulae contains these coding sequences:
- a CDS encoding SlyX family protein, giving the protein MSVEDRITELEIQLAHTQRTCDQLNEIVTQMSIDAQRRDREMSRMVGQLKDLKSKVDEQGPSLEDEKPPHY; this is encoded by the coding sequence ATGAGTGTTGAAGATCGAATCACCGAGTTGGAAATTCAACTCGCTCATACGCAACGAACATGCGATCAACTGAATGAGATCGTCACGCAAATGTCAATCGATGCCCAACGTCGCGATCGAGAAATGAGTCGGATGGTTGGTCAATTGAAGGACCTGAAGAGCAAAGTGGATGAGCAGGGGCCAAGCTTGGAAGACGAGAAACCACCGCACTATTGA